The following proteins are encoded in a genomic region of Corylus avellana chromosome ca4, CavTom2PMs-1.0:
- the LOC132178821 gene encoding bet1-like SNARE 1-1, whose translation MSYRREHRAAKASLFDGFDGLEEGGLRVSSSYSHETNDHDNERAVDSLQDRVIFLKSLTGDIHDEVESHNRLLDRMGNDMDSSRGVMSGTMQRFKMVFEKKSSRRMCTLVACFVVFFLIIFYLIRVLRFFRLG comes from the exons ATGAGTTACAGAAG GGAGCACCGTGCTGCCAAAGCCTCTCTCTTTGATGGATTTGATGGACTTGAGGAAGGTGGTCTTAGGGTGTCCTCCTCATACTCCCATGAAACTAATGATCATGACAATGAGAGAGCTGTGGACAGTTTGCAAGACAGAGTTATATTTCTTAAGAGC TTAACAGGTGATATACATGATGAGGTGGAAAGTCATAATCGTCTACTTGACCGTATG GGTAACGACATGGATTCATCAAGGGGCGTGATGTCAGGAACCATGCAACGTTTCAAGATG GTATTTGAGAAGAAATCAAGCCGGAGAATGTGTACTCTTGTTGCATGCtttgtggttttctttttaattatattttatctaATCAG GGTCCTCCGATTTTTCAGGCTTGGTTAA